One segment of Candidatus Atribacteria bacterium DNA contains the following:
- the sigH gene encoding RNA polymerase sporulation sigma factor SigH has protein sequence MSLKEGDKGFINYRNCDDEELIYLACQGNLLAEDCLINRYKKLVKIKARSYFLVGADTEDIIQEGMIGLYKAVRNYQFKKLSSFKAFAELCITRQIITAIKSATRQKHIPLNSYISLNRPIYNEDSDRTLLDIVDNANINDPQDLFLNSEKLNHLKSRIKRILSELERDVLESYLDAKSYQEIAADLGRHVKSIDNALQRIKRKLELINK, from the coding sequence ATGAGCTTAAAAGAAGGGGACAAGGGTTTTATTAATTACCGGAATTGTGACGATGAAGAACTTATTTACTTAGCTTGTCAGGGAAATTTGTTAGCAGAAGATTGCTTGATTAATAGATATAAGAAATTGGTAAAGATAAAAGCCCGCTCGTATTTTTTGGTTGGTGCTGATACGGAAGATATCATTCAGGAAGGAATGATTGGACTTTACAAGGCAGTACGAAATTATCAATTCAAGAAACTTTCCTCATTTAAAGCATTTGCTGAATTATGTATTACTCGACAGATAATTACTGCTATAAAAAGTGCTACCCGTCAAAAACATATACCTTTAAATTCATATATATCTCTTAATAGGCCAATTTATAATGAGGATTCCGACCGAACCCTGTTGGATATTGTAGACAATGCGAATATTAATGATCCTCAAGACTTATTTTTAAATAGTGAAAAATTAAATCACCTTAAATCGAGAATAAAAAGGATATTATCAGAATTAGAAAGAGATGTTTTGGAATCTTATTTAGATGCCAAATCTTATCAAGAAATTGCAGCTGATTTGGGAAGACATGTAAAATCGATAGATAATGCCTTGCAAAGGATAAAAAGGAAATTAGAATTAATTAATAAATAG
- a CDS encoding cysteine--tRNA ligase translates to MTLKIYNTLTKKKEEFIPLKKGQVGMYVCGPTVYNYIHIGNARPFVIFEVVRRFLKFKGYKVTYVQNLTDIDDKMINKAKELKTTVSELAEKFIQEYFIDADFLQIKRADIHPRATEHIKEIIELVKGLEEKGYAYEIDGDVFFNVAKFKDYGKFSGQNIEELKEGARVEVDERKKESIDFALWKRMKEGEPAWESPWGKGRPGWHIECSAMSMKYLGESFDIHAGGSDLIFPHHENEIAQSEAYTNQQFVRYWMHNGYLCLDNQKMSKSLGNIMSVRDISQKYQGEIIRYFILSAHYRNPFNFSEEQLQQAKSSLQRLNNTIFNVMHFLKEGKFRKSKDKKDELILEKRKENTQKFIEAMDDDFNTPVALSCLFSFAREVNIYLRSARAKNKDVLEDILKYYQELGGEILGVLKVFGQEENFEKEIKKLIEEREEARKKKDWIKSDQIRDVLKEKRILLEDTPEGVRWKKI, encoded by the coding sequence ATGACGTTAAAAATATACAATACTTTAACCAAGAAAAAAGAGGAGTTTATTCCCCTTAAAAAAGGCCAAGTGGGTATGTATGTTTGTGGGCCTACGGTTTATAATTATATTCACATAGGGAATGCTCGACCTTTTGTAATTTTTGAAGTGGTTAGAAGATTCTTAAAATTTAAGGGATATAAAGTAACCTACGTACAAAATCTAACTGATATTGACGATAAAATGATCAATAAAGCCAAAGAACTCAAGACTACAGTCTCGGAATTAGCGGAGAAATTTATTCAAGAGTATTTTATCGATGCTGATTTTCTTCAGATAAAAAGAGCTGATATCCATCCTCGAGCCACAGAACATATCAAAGAAATAATAGAACTGGTAAAAGGATTAGAAGAAAAAGGATATGCTTACGAAATAGACGGTGATGTGTTCTTCAATGTAGCTAAATTTAAGGATTATGGAAAATTTTCCGGCCAGAACATTGAAGAATTAAAAGAAGGAGCAAGAGTAGAAGTAGACGAAAGAAAGAAGGAGTCCATAGATTTTGCCTTATGGAAAAGAATGAAGGAAGGAGAACCTGCCTGGGAAAGCCCCTGGGGGAAAGGAAGACCTGGTTGGCATATTGAATGTTCTGCTATGTCGATGAAATATTTGGGAGAAAGCTTTGATATTCATGCCGGTGGCTCAGATTTAATTTTTCCTCATCATGAAAATGAAATTGCTCAAAGCGAAGCTTATACTAACCAACAGTTTGTAAGGTATTGGATGCACAATGGTTACCTTTGCTTAGATAACCAGAAAATGTCTAAATCTTTAGGGAATATAATGAGTGTAAGAGACATTAGCCAGAAATACCAAGGAGAAATAATTCGTTATTTTATCCTTTCTGCTCATTATAGGAATCCGTTTAATTTTAGCGAGGAACAGCTTCAGCAAGCAAAGAGCAGTCTGCAGAGATTAAATAATACAATTTTTAATGTGATGCATTTTTTAAAAGAGGGTAAATTTAGAAAATCAAAAGATAAAAAGGATGAATTGATTTTAGAAAAAAGAAAAGAGAACACTCAGAAATTTATTGAAGCTATGGATGATGATTTTAATACCCCTGTTGCCCTTAGCTGTTTATTTAGTTTTGCCAGAGAGGTCAATATTTATCTGCGTTCTGCGAGGGCTAAAAATAAAGATGTGTTAGAAGACATTCTTAAATACTATCAGGAGTTAGGCGGTGAAATACTGGGAGTTTTAAAGGTTTTTGGTCAGGAAGAAAATTTCGAGAAAGAAATAAAGAAATTAATCGAAGAGAGAGAAGAGGCAAGAAAAAAAAAGGATTGGATTAAATCAGATCAAATCAGAGATGTATTGAAGGAAAAAAGAATATTGCTTGAAGATACCCCTGAAGGGGTAAGATGGAAAAAAATATGA
- a CDS encoding PIN domain-containing protein, whose product MPAKRILKFIFIVVGAVIGYWVYDKFYIISDLYINYDILFSILAIALGGTVGFLFSFLFNAKIQTVFSEIIGYLQQMPTQNFAAATIGLIIGLIIANLLAYSLSFIPIIGSYLPIILSVILGALGINMGVNKKDEIFNILGFFKNINKVRRKENNRQFVHPKILDTSVIIDGRILDICQTEFLEGELIIPRFVLSELQHIADSSDSLKRNRGRRGLDVLNKMTKIKKNKVKIIGKDYSEPKEVDAKIIKLAKEINAKVITNDYNLNKVAQLEGIPVLNINDLSNALKAVVLPGEEMNTQIIKEGKEPEQGIAYLDDGTMIVVEDGHKYMGKKVNILVTSILQTPAGRMIFGRVKSVMDKKANEFKNVVRLSSRK is encoded by the coding sequence ATGCCAGCAAAAAGAATTTTAAAATTTATTTTTATTGTTGTTGGCGCAGTGATAGGCTATTGGGTGTATGATAAATTCTATATTATTTCTGACTTATATATTAATTATGATATTTTATTCAGTATCTTAGCAATAGCCCTTGGGGGAACGGTAGGTTTTTTGTTCTCCTTTTTATTTAATGCCAAAATCCAAACCGTATTTTCAGAAATTATTGGTTATTTGCAACAAATGCCCACCCAAAACTTTGCTGCAGCTACCATTGGATTAATTATTGGTCTTATTATTGCAAACTTGTTAGCTTATTCACTCTCATTTATTCCCATAATTGGTTCTTATCTTCCTATTATATTAAGCGTAATACTGGGGGCATTAGGAATAAATATGGGAGTTAATAAAAAAGATGAAATATTTAATATTTTGGGATTTTTCAAAAATATTAATAAAGTAAGAAGAAAAGAAAATAATAGACAGTTTGTCCATCCGAAGATCTTAGATACGAGTGTAATTATTGATGGCCGTATTTTAGATATTTGCCAAACAGAATTTTTGGAGGGCGAGTTAATCATCCCCCGTTTTGTTTTGTCAGAGCTCCAGCATATTGCTGATTCTTCAGATTCTTTAAAAAGGAACCGAGGGCGACGAGGTTTAGATGTACTTAATAAAATGACTAAAATTAAAAAGAATAAGGTAAAAATTATTGGCAAAGATTATAGCGAACCCAAAGAAGTCGACGCCAAGATAATTAAACTTGCAAAAGAAATTAATGCCAAAGTGATAACTAACGATTATAATTTGAATAAAGTTGCCCAGCTTGAAGGCATTCCTGTTTTAAATATTAATGATTTGTCTAATGCCTTAAAAGCAGTTGTCTTGCCTGGCGAGGAGATGAATACCCAAATAATCAAGGAAGGTAAAGAACCAGAACAGGGGATTGCATATCTTGATGACGGTACCATGATAGTAGTGGAAGACGGACACAAATATATGGGGAAAAAAGTGAATATTTTAGTAACGAGTATTTTGCAAACTCCTGCCGGCAGGATGATATTTGGCAGGGTAAAAAGTGTAATGGATAAAAAAGCTAATGAATTTAAAAATGTAGTTAGGTTATCTTCGAGAAAATGA